The Fulvivirga ligni genome window below encodes:
- a CDS encoding N-6 DNA methylase: MLDTINNIDTIADEKEDIVGRVYEFFLGRFAAVEGKGGGEFYTPKCVVNLIAEMLEPYKGKIYDPCCGSGGMFVQSIKFVESHHGDKKDISVYGQEYTATTYKLAKMNLAIRGISANLGEVPADTFFKDQHPDLKADYIMANPPFNQSEWRGKNELVDDPRWKGYDVPPVGNANYAWIMHMLSKLSENGTAGFVLANGSMSSNTSGEGELRRSMIENDLVDCMIALPGQLFYTTQIPVCLWFMTKSKKEDKEHGYRNRESETLFIDAREMGTMIDRTQKELTDEDLATITRTYHAWRGEVKDGKYEDVAGYCKSATLKEIAANDYVLTPGRYVGMADVEDDGVTFEEKMGELTQKLYQQMNQSDAQDQAIKENLKLLGYAE, encoded by the coding sequence TTGCTCGATACTATCAATAATATTGATACCATTGCCGATGAAAAGGAAGATATTGTTGGTCGAGTGTATGAGTTTTTTCTGGGGCGCTTTGCTGCAGTAGAAGGAAAGGGTGGTGGTGAATTCTATACGCCTAAGTGCGTGGTGAATCTCATTGCTGAAATGCTCGAACCCTACAAAGGAAAGATCTATGATCCGTGCTGTGGGTCTGGTGGGATGTTTGTGCAGTCCATCAAGTTTGTGGAAAGCCACCATGGCGACAAGAAAGACATCTCGGTTTATGGACAAGAGTATACGGCTACCACTTACAAGCTGGCGAAAATGAACTTAGCCATCCGTGGCATTTCTGCTAATCTGGGTGAAGTACCAGCAGATACTTTTTTCAAAGACCAGCACCCGGACCTGAAGGCTGACTACATTATGGCCAATCCTCCTTTTAACCAAAGTGAGTGGAGAGGCAAGAATGAACTGGTAGATGATCCGCGATGGAAAGGCTATGACGTGCCTCCTGTAGGTAATGCGAACTATGCATGGATCATGCACATGCTCTCAAAGCTTTCTGAGAATGGTACTGCTGGCTTTGTGCTAGCTAATGGCTCCATGAGCTCCAATACCAGTGGGGAAGGAGAGCTGAGACGCAGCATGATCGAAAATGACCTGGTGGACTGTATGATTGCCTTGCCGGGACAGCTTTTCTACACCACGCAGATTCCTGTCTGTCTTTGGTTTATGACCAAAAGCAAAAAAGAAGACAAAGAACACGGCTACCGCAACCGTGAAAGCGAAACGCTATTCATAGATGCCCGGGAAATGGGCACCATGATAGACAGAACACAAAAGGAGCTGACTGATGAAGATCTTGCCACAATTACCCGCACTTACCACGCCTGGAGAGGTGAAGTAAAAGACGGAAAGTATGAGGACGTAGCAGGCTATTGCAAATCTGCCACCCTCAAAGAAATAGCAGCGAACGACTATGTGCTCACTCCCGGACGCTATGTGGGCATGGCCGATGTAGAAGATGATGGAGTGACCTTTGAAGAAAAGATGGGAGAATTGACCCAAAAGCTATATCAGCAAATGAACCAATCTGACGCACAGGATCAGGCGATTAAGGAGAATCTAAAGCTGTTGGGATATGCGGAGTGA
- a CDS encoding type I restriction-modification system subunit M N-terminal domain-containing protein, which produces MAKKTSSKKEQSIEESLWNTANKLRGKVESSEYKHVVLGLIFLKFASDKFEARRQELIAEGKDKYLEMKEFYNMKNIFFLPEEARWSYIMQHAKQEDISLKIDTALHTVEKHNPSLKGALPDNYFSRLGMD; this is translated from the coding sequence ATGGCTAAGAAAACAAGTAGTAAGAAAGAACAATCCATTGAGGAGTCTCTATGGAACACTGCAAATAAGCTGAGAGGAAAGGTAGAGTCTTCAGAGTACAAACACGTAGTACTGGGACTGATCTTCTTGAAATTCGCTTCTGATAAGTTTGAAGCTCGCAGACAAGAGCTGATTGCAGAAGGTAAGGATAAATATCTGGAAATGAAGGAATTCTACAACATGAAGAACATCTTCTTTCTGCCTGAAGAAGCCCGATGGTCATACATTATGCAACATGCTAAGCAGGAAGATATTTCCCTGAAGATAGACACAGCATTACACACTGTCGAAAAGCACAATCCTTCACTGAAAGGGGCACTCCCCGACAACTACTTTTCCCGTTTGGGAATGGATTGA
- a CDS encoding FtsX-like permease family protein — MITPPKWMNTPLRMWCKPELLEEIEGDLLEYYGFWIEEYGQRKANRLYAWHALKFLRPFALKKVKSNNSNPINMLQHALLIAFRNFRKHSSSFLINLLGLCSGLTCVLIIYLWVNDELSIDKFHKNDQQLYQVMQNKSSGAGITTVEWTPGLLANALATEMPEVEQAVTVMSATWFPDFALSEKGEEPVKAKGQFAGIGFFQMFSFDLTQGDANQLFLNKNEVVISEDLARQIFNTTENIIGKTLEWKVLEFSGVSTITGICKNVPKNSTQQFDFVLPIEKLYEFIPRFNGRWAASGPDTYLLLAKGTDVSRFNAKISDFLQSKDQEIEASLFVRSYADRYLYGNYENGQLNGGRIAYVKLFSSIAILILFIACINFTNLTTANASRRAKEVGVKKVVGAHRSTLIFQYLIESSLLAFMSLIMAIALVTYLLPGFNSMAGKAIQLHFNTELIIIIFSIALVTGLLAGSYPALYLSRFSPGKILKGQFKTSIIDFWARKGLVTFQFATSIILIIAVLVVYKQTSFIQTANIGFEKDNVIYINNEGASAKNLDTFLAELKNVGGVLNASSTTHIMTGKYMSTDNLRWPAKTNDISFEMIEGNYDLIETLNIPLKEGRSFSRTFGNESDKIIFNERAIEMMGLEDPIGKKIGLFDKECEIIGITKDFHLESFHESIKPAFFVLNSDHARILILKIQSGQEHSTLERLSKFYKSQNPDLPFEYHFLDDNFQKLYVSEQRVSTLTKYFAALACLISCLGLLGLSAFNAERRMKEIGIRKILGSSVLSIVRLISGEFTKIILLANVVALPISYLITKHWLSDFAYRIDLEWWFFAASGLSAILVAWLIVGWQTLKVARINPMVFLRKE, encoded by the coding sequence ATGATTACTCCTCCCAAATGGATGAACACACCATTACGCATGTGGTGCAAGCCTGAGCTGCTGGAAGAAATAGAGGGCGACTTACTGGAATATTATGGGTTTTGGATAGAGGAATACGGACAGAGGAAAGCCAACCGACTGTATGCATGGCATGCTCTTAAATTTCTTAGGCCTTTTGCACTTAAAAAAGTGAAGTCAAACAACTCAAATCCTATAAACATGTTACAACACGCCTTATTAATCGCATTCCGAAATTTCCGAAAGCACTCCAGTTCTTTTCTTATCAATCTACTTGGCCTTTGTTCAGGGCTCACTTGTGTGCTTATTATCTATTTATGGGTCAATGATGAGCTCAGCATAGATAAGTTTCATAAAAATGATCAACAGCTGTATCAGGTGATGCAAAATAAAAGCAGCGGTGCCGGCATAACCACGGTAGAATGGACGCCCGGACTTTTAGCAAACGCCCTGGCAACAGAAATGCCTGAAGTAGAGCAAGCCGTAACGGTGATGTCCGCTACCTGGTTTCCTGATTTTGCCCTTTCAGAAAAAGGAGAAGAGCCAGTGAAAGCCAAAGGTCAGTTTGCAGGTATAGGCTTTTTTCAGATGTTTTCCTTTGACCTGACTCAGGGAGATGCTAATCAACTGTTTCTCAATAAGAACGAGGTAGTAATTTCCGAAGACCTGGCCAGACAGATATTTAATACTACTGAAAATATAATTGGCAAAACCCTGGAGTGGAAAGTACTGGAATTCAGCGGAGTAAGTACCATTACAGGCATTTGCAAGAATGTGCCTAAAAACTCTACCCAGCAATTTGATTTTGTGCTCCCGATAGAAAAGCTCTATGAGTTTATCCCTCGCTTTAACGGAAGATGGGCGGCTAGTGGCCCAGATACTTATCTATTGTTAGCAAAAGGTACCGATGTGAGCCGTTTCAATGCTAAAATTTCCGACTTTCTACAATCTAAAGATCAGGAGATAGAGGCATCCCTATTCGTCAGGTCATATGCTGATCGCTACCTCTATGGCAACTATGAAAATGGCCAGCTGAATGGCGGAAGAATAGCCTATGTAAAGCTTTTTTCGAGTATCGCCATATTAATTCTTTTTATTGCCTGCATTAATTTCACAAACCTTACCACCGCCAACGCATCCAGACGTGCTAAAGAAGTAGGTGTGAAAAAAGTAGTGGGTGCCCATAGGTCAACACTGATTTTTCAGTACCTGATTGAATCCTCCTTACTCGCTTTCATGTCACTCATTATGGCCATAGCCCTTGTCACTTATCTTCTGCCTGGGTTCAACAGCATGGCTGGTAAAGCCATACAGCTTCATTTCAATACCGAACTCATCATCATTATATTCAGCATTGCACTGGTTACAGGGCTTTTGGCAGGTAGCTATCCTGCATTGTACCTCTCACGTTTCAGTCCTGGTAAAATATTAAAAGGGCAGTTTAAAACCTCAATTATTGACTTTTGGGCCCGTAAAGGGTTGGTCACTTTTCAGTTTGCCACCTCCATCATCCTCATCATAGCCGTGCTGGTGGTGTATAAGCAAACTTCATTCATACAAACGGCCAATATTGGTTTTGAAAAAGACAATGTCATTTACATCAATAATGAGGGAGCATCTGCCAAAAATTTAGACACCTTCTTAGCTGAACTAAAAAATGTTGGCGGAGTGTTGAATGCGTCTAGTACCACACATATCATGACAGGCAAGTACATGAGCACGGACAATCTGAGATGGCCGGCAAAAACAAATGACATCTCTTTTGAAATGATTGAAGGCAATTATGACCTCATAGAAACGCTTAATATTCCACTAAAAGAAGGACGCAGTTTTTCAAGAACCTTTGGAAATGAGTCTGATAAGATCATTTTTAATGAAAGAGCCATTGAAATGATGGGCTTGGAAGATCCCATAGGAAAGAAAATTGGCCTGTTTGATAAAGAATGCGAAATCATAGGCATCACCAAAGATTTCCATCTGGAGTCTTTCCACGAAAGCATTAAGCCCGCTTTTTTCGTACTGAACAGTGACCACGCCCGCATTCTTATACTAAAAATCCAATCTGGCCAAGAGCACAGCACCTTAGAGCGCCTGAGTAAATTTTACAAATCTCAGAACCCAGATTTACCGTTCGAGTATCACTTTTTAGACGATAACTTTCAAAAGCTATATGTTTCAGAACAACGCGTCTCCACACTCACAAAATACTTCGCCGCCCTGGCATGTCTTATTTCCTGCCTGGGATTATTGGGCTTATCCGCTTTCAACGCCGAAAGAAGAATGAAGGAAATAGGCATTCGTAAAATATTAGGATCCAGCGTGTTAAGCATTGTCCGCCTAATTTCTGGTGAATTCACAAAAATCATTCTGCTGGCTAATGTCGTGGCGCTCCCCATCAGCTACCTGATCACCAAACACTGGCTCAGCGATTTCGCCTACCGCATAGACCTGGAATGGTGGTTCTTCGCAGCCTCGGGTCTCTCTGCTATTCTTGTAGCATGGCTCATCGTAGGGTGGCAGACCCTAAAAGTGGCCAGGATTAATCCGATGGTATTTTTAAGAAAGGAATAA